The Myroides phaeus DNA segment TTTGAAGAGTCTGCTTTTAACACTTCTAATATTGGTAAAGCAAGGCTGGGGTTGACTTTTAACTCAGTAATATGTGTTGCCCATACTCCTCTTGGACGTGTAGCTTCAGACGCAAACCTTCTGATATTCTCATTTCCATCCTTAGTCCATTCTTGTAATAAATTCAAACTTTCTTCTAAATTTTCAATGATATCTTGTCGAACTGCCATCCAAGAAATCTCACGTACTCCAAAATGTGTATCTCGCGCAAAGTCACTTATAGCCTTCAATTTGCCACTTATCAACATCTCTTTATTGTATTGTATGAAATATGTAGCCCAACAACGTACGGAATCACTTTTGTGATTTTTTAGTAATCCAAATAACTCCTTATCTCCTCTCTCTTTTGATAATTGATATAATGTATGCCCTACACTTTGATTGATCGTATTTGCTGTAACTTTTTTAAGACCTGCAATTCCATCTAACACTATAGGTATATATGCTGTACGTTTTAAATCTGCCAAAACATTTTCTACCAGTAACAACTTATCAATTGCTAACCATTCTGTAAGATTAGCACTTTCTATTTCCCCTCTATTCAATTGTTCTAAAATAGCAGTCGGTATATCTTTCATCGAACGGGCTCCTTTGCGCTTTTCCATTCCTTATATATTTTTTAGTAGTTCTGTAATCTCTACGCGATTCATATAATCCTTGTCTTCATATTTATAAGTTACAATTCCCTTTTCGTCTACAATATAAGTAACTGGAATTGGCAACTTATAATCTTCGTTTCCATTTATCAAAGTTAAATCAATTCCTAACGCTTTATAATAGGGGATTACATTTTCTTGCAACGCAAAACTTATTCCTAACACATTACTCAGTGCATTGTCTTTGTCTTGTAGTACACAGAAAGGAAAACTTGCTTCTGTACTCCACGCTGCATTTAAACTACTTTGTTGGGGAGTAATAACGACAACCTCACCTCCTTTTTGTTTGATTTCTGCATAATGTTTGGCAAGAAAACTTACCTCAACAGAACAAAAAGGACACCAATTCCCTCTTACAAAAGAAACAATCAACTTACTTGAGCCATATAATTCTTTTAAATCAACACTTTCTCCTTCTACTGTCAACAAACAAGCATCGGGAAATAAATCGCCAACCTCAACAACAGACTTTAACTCTTCTTGTCTCTTTAAATCTTCTATCGAAGAACTAAATACTTCTAATACTTCAGTAGGTAATTGCTTTGTCATCACCTCCTTTATTTCTTCTAACGCTTGCTTAATTTCATTCATTATAAAAACCTTATTTTTACAAAGATTATAAAGAGTAGTGGTCTGTACAATACCGCATAAAATTACCCCATAGGGATAAAAAAGTCACTTTTATGAATAACAAGCAACCAACGATAGAAGAAAAAGTATGCCCTCTTGAATTTGCAGTTAATGCAATAAGTGGAAAATGGAAAATTCCTATTGTTTGGCAAATCAATAATGGACATAAGCGCCCAAGTGAAATGCTTAGAGGAATAATGAAAGTTGACCGCCGTGTTCTCAATCAACAGCTAAAAGAGTTGGAACAGGATGGCATATTACTAAAAACAAGTTTTAATGAACTGCCACCACGAGTAGAATATTCCTTAACTCCACTTGGAGAAAAGTTAGTTGCTGTACTTTGGAACTTAAATGCGTGGGGAGAACTATTGCTAAAAGAAAAAACGGAATTATAATTCCTTATAATCCCGTTTATATATGTTTTTATTTATTATTAACCATCAAACTCCCCACAGTCGTGAATACTAAATGTTTTCAACTTACTATGTGTTGTATAAAAGGCTCCTATTCTAAAAAATTCTTTGTCTAACGACTGTCCCGTTACTGTAACTTTATAAACCGGCACCTCATCAATTTGTTCGAATATAAATTCATTTACAGGTGTCTTTACAGTAATTGTATTCTCTTTCTCTTCAATTCCTGTTACTTTAAACGATATTTGATTTTCTAAATCACACGCATTCATCAAGGTAATCATTTCACCATCTATCAATACATTAGCAATATCACAAGCATAACAATTACCTGAAAAATCAAGTCCATATCGCTCTGTAGCAATTGTACTTCCTTCTTCTACTATTTCCAAAGGAACCATTAATTCTGAAGTCAACTTGTGAATAGCTTCACTTTGTGTAGCTGTAACTTCTGATTTTACTTCACTTACTCCTGCTGTTTCTTCGTTTTCACCTTGCTTACAAGCAAACAATGCAAAGCACGCAATTAGTGTTACAACAATTTTTTTCATATTGATGATTTTTGACAAATGTATAGGATAGAATAATTTCTTACAATAGGTTACGAAAGTATTAATATTATTATTTGAATGCTATTCACCTTGTATGTATATTTTTTATATAGTACTTGTAATATGCTTCTATACTTTTACATAGTTTTTATACATTGGGTATACATAGAGTATACATACACTATACAAGCACTCTGAATAAAACTCCATTAAAAGAGTTGCAAAAGCATAGTAAATACAACATACTATTCTTTATTTAGGACTTAATTAATCACCATACATTCTAACAACAGCCTGACCCCGGACTACATTCACTCTTTTTACCTGCTACTTGTTCTGGTGTTATACCACAAGCATCTTCTGCTAAACAAGCGGTTAATGTATTAATTAACACAAAATGTGTACCGTTAAAATCTAATGTATATTTTCCTATTGTTGCTGCTCCTTGATACTCAACCTCAACTTCTGCATCTTCTATCCCTAATTTATTCTCTGACAAGCGAATTATATTAAACAACTTTCGAGCTTTTAATCGATGCTCAAAGTCGTTGGCATTCCACAACTGAAAACTAACTTTGATTTCGCGTCGAATTACACCTCCACAATCAATATATTTTTTATCAACTTGTCCCACTTCAGTTACGTGAAAATGTGCTGGAACAAACGAACCATCTTCAAACTGAAAATCTACTTTTTCTAAATTTTCTAAAGCTGCTTTAACCTCTGATAATTTCATATTCTCTTATTTATTGTTTCATTTATAATCGTATTATTACGATACGTTTATTTAAAAAAATGCTTTAACAGCATTTATCTACTTTTATATCTTGCGCAAAGAAAAGTCCAAACTCAACAGCAAATTCTTGCCACACTTGTTCGTCAATACAATAGCATACTGATTTCCCTTCAATATTCCCTTTGATAATCCCTGCATTTTTTAATTCTTTCAAGTGCTGAGAAATTGTAGCTTGTGCTAAGCCAAGTTCTTCTACTAAATCATTGCATATACAAGCGTGTTGGTTGATTATAAATTGTAAAATCGCTAATCTGGCAGGATGTGCCAACACCTTAAACATTGCTGCTAACTTATTCTTCTTATCGCTAAACAATTCTGACTTTGTAATTCCCATAACTTTTAATGCTTATAATATCATATCGCAATATTACGATATATATACAATGTAAAAAAGAAGTTTCTGTTAAATAGTAAACAACCTTCCTTTTCAGATTCTCCCAAGTAATAAATCACAGCTTTTGTATTTCACTAAAATTGTAATCAAAAAAAGAGTTACTTCTTTTTACAAAAAGTAACTCTCTTGATTTATAAAACTTTTATCCCCTTTAATCTTCTCTACTTCCATCATCAGCCATACGAACAATTTTAGGAGTAAACTTCGCTACTACATCAACTAACTCTCCTTGTGCTGCCATTACTTCATGAATATCTTTATAAGCCATAGGTGCTTCGTCTTTTCCGGCTCCAATTAACTGTACACCACAATCTGCTAAAACGGCTTTGATATCTTCTACCTTCAAGTTCTTGATAGCTTGTGTACGACTCATTTGTCGTCCTGCTCCGTGAGATGCTGAATTTAGTGCAGTTGCTTCTCCTTTTCCGCGAACTAAAAACCCAGGGGCAGTCATAGACCCAGGAATAATTCCCATAACTCCTTCACTCGCCGGTGTTGCTCCTTTTCTGTGTACAATAACTTCTTTTCCTTGGTACATCTCTTTCCACGCAAAGTTGTGGTGATTCTCAATCTTTGCTAATACCTCTGCTCCTATAGCTTTGGTCAACTTATCGTGAATTACCTCGTGACAAGCAGAGGCGTAATCTCCGGCTAAGTTCATCATCATCCAATATTCTTGTCCTTCTTGTGAATTCAAATCCAAGTAAGCAAGGTTAGCCGCTTCTTGTGGCAACTTACAAACCTCTTTTGCAATTTTAGTGTAATGCCCTGCAATTGTAGCTCCCATTCCACGAGAACCTGAGTGTGTCAATAAAGCTAAGTAAGTTCCTTTATCAATATTCAACACCTCATCGCGGTCTGTAAACTCCATAATCCCCCATTCTACAAAGTGGTTTCCCCCTCCTGATGAACCTAACTGTGACCAAGCTTTATCTTGTAAATTCTTGATAAACGGATTTAAGTTAAACTCTCCTCTATCTAATATAGCGTGATTGGCTTTATGTTGTCCTAAAAAACCGTGTCCTGCTCCAAACTTAGTGTGTTTCACTAATTGTTCTTTTAGCAAGCCTTCCATTCCATAAAACTCCATTCCTTTAATATCAAAAATAGACAGTGCCATTCTACAACCAATATCTACACCTACACCATACGGAATGATCGCATTTTCTGTAGCTAACACGCCTCCGATAGGCAATCCGTATCCTTGGTGTGCATCTGGCATTAATGCCCCAGCTACTGCAACGGGTAATTTCACAGCAGTTTGCATTTGTTTAATTGCTCCTTCTTCAATATGATCTGCTCCATAAATACTATAAGCAACAGCTTCTTCTCTTAATGGAATCACTCCTGTTTCTTCTCTTTGTCCTACGCCATCAATAATCGCTTTAGCCAACTTTCCAAATACCTTGTGATTTAGATAATCTTCTGCATTATCCAACACCATTTTATAATGTGCTAACATCTCTGTTTTGGTAAATCCTGTACGTTTCTTGTTTGCTTTTAAGGCAACACCCAACAAAGCGTTCTCTGGATAACCTATCGCAATCAAATCATTTCCGTTTATAACTGTATTTTCCTTTTTCATTTTATTTTATCTTTTTTCTCAGAAGAACAATTCTCTTTGTTTGTAACTCTGGTAGGATTCGAACCCACATTCCATATTGGCAGTACGGCTGTTAATACGCTTCCCTACTATCTTCGGTGCCTCTGTAAACTCTACCAACTTGTCCGCGCAGGTCAAGCCGGGATATCCGTACACTCTACGTTAGCAAATTTAACCGTAGGCTTTTGCTTTTAAGCTACAGAGTCATTTGACTATTAATTACAAAGAATGTGTTCTTCTAAATTATACAATGCCTTTTTATAAACAAACTACTTGGGTTAACGCCATAAAAAAAGGCAATTACGATGTGTAATTGCCTTGATATCTATAGCAAGTAGTGCGTTACTACAGCAAACGATGCATTATTTTCCAAATACCTCTTTCAACTGTTGTAATACATTACCACCACCAGATAAGCTGATTTCACCAACTTTCTCGGCAATTTTCTCGATGTATTCCATCTCTTTTAACTTCAGCAACATTTCATTCTCTTCCATTAGTTTGGCAGTATTCAACAAACTTCTTGTTGCTGCTGTCTCTTCACGGCGAGTAATCATATTGGCTTGTGCTTTCTTTTCAGCAACTAACACTTGGTTCATAATTTCACGGATCTCTCCTGGCAAGATGATATCTTTGATACCACAAGCTGTTAAATCAATACCTAATGCTGCAATTGAAGCCTTCACTTCTTGCAATAAATCGCCTGATAAGTTCTCTTTATTTTCCATTAATTCGTCAAAAGACATTCTTCCGATTTTCTCTCTCAACATTAATTGGATAATAGTGTACACTTGTCTTTCAACGTCTTTATTATCAACATAAGCTACAAGTAGGTCTTTCACTTGGTATGTTAAGCTAAAGTTTACTCTTAATTGTACTTTGTCTTTTGTCAATATCTCTTGCCCATTCATCTCCATATTCTGTTGACGAATATCAATATACTGTGTCTCAATAATAGAATCGTTGTTCCAGAAACGGTATTCACCTGCTTCTAAAATACGTTCAAACTTACCGTTGATTACTAATAACGCTCTCTCGTTTGCAGACACAACAACCTTGCGGATGAATTGCCCCATATTACCTTTGTTTGTCAATACACGAGGAATCGTTTCGTCAACCTCTATTGTATCGATGTTGTAACGCTCAAAAGCAAACTCAGTAGCGTCTTTCCAAAAGATATGTCTTCCCGCCCCAAGAGCAGTCATAAATACCTTGTTCTTGAACACTAAAACAACTTCATTGTCTAATACGTCAATTACATTCAACATCGCTTGTAATGTACTATTTTGCAATAGTGCATCTACGTCTTCGCGAACTGGGAACATATCCGCTTTGTTGAATTGCTCAATTTCTTTATTACCCCAAATAATATATTGTCCTGTCTGATATACTTTAGTCAATTCACCTTGGTTAAAAACTAAGGCAACGTGATTTGTTTTTACTTGTAACTTTTTCATTGTACTATTTTTTTAATCTTTTAAATCTTTTGTTGAAAAAGGAGCGATAAATAGGCTTCCCTTTTTTATAAACGGAAAAACGAGTTAAGCATTCGTTAGTATAGCTTGTGTAGTGTCCAAGTTACCTCAGCAAGCAAAGTAAATTCTCACTACATCCCATATACCTCACCAAAACTTATACTTGTTTTTTCAGGTTTAAAAAAAGGTGTTCTTTGTCGAAACAAAAAACAGAAACACTATTTATCAGAACCTTTTATGATGAGAGGTTTTTATAGAAGTCCTCTGCTTCATCC contains these protein-coding regions:
- a CDS encoding DNA alkylation repair protein, producing the protein MEKRKGARSMKDIPTAILEQLNRGEIESANLTEWLAIDKLLLVENVLADLKRTAYIPIVLDGIAGLKKVTANTINQSVGHTLYQLSKERGDKELFGLLKNHKSDSVRCWATYFIQYNKEMLISGKLKAISDFARDTHFGVREISWMAVRQDIIENLEESLNLLQEWTKDGNENIRRFASEATRPRGVWATHITELKVNPSLALPILEVLKADSSKYVRDSVGNWLNDAAKDNPLFVKEVCDEWMRENGSKETAYIIKKGIRNL
- a CDS encoding peroxiredoxin-like family protein; translation: MNEIKQALEEIKEVMTKQLPTEVLEVFSSSIEDLKRQEELKSVVEVGDLFPDACLLTVEGESVDLKELYGSSKLIVSFVRGNWCPFCSVEVSFLAKHYAEIKQKGGEVVVITPQQSSLNAAWSTEASFPFCVLQDKDNALSNVLGISFALQENVIPYYKALGIDLTLINGNEDYKLPIPVTYIVDEKGIVTYKYEDKDYMNRVEITELLKNI
- a CDS encoding winged helix-turn-helix transcriptional regulator, whose amino-acid sequence is MNNKQPTIEEKVCPLEFAVNAISGKWKIPIVWQINNGHKRPSEMLRGIMKVDRRVLNQQLKELEQDGILLKTSFNELPPRVEYSLTPLGEKLVAVLWNLNAWGELLLKEKTEL
- a CDS encoding DUF6428 family protein, with product MKLSEVKAALENLEKVDFQFEDGSFVPAHFHVTEVGQVDKKYIDCGGVIRREIKVSFQLWNANDFEHRLKARKLFNIIRLSENKLGIEDAEVEVEYQGAATIGKYTLDFNGTHFVLINTLTACLAEDACGITPEQVAGKKSECSPGSGCC
- a CDS encoding ArsR/SmtB family transcription factor, translated to MGITKSELFSDKKNKLAAMFKVLAHPARLAILQFIINQHACICNDLVEELGLAQATISQHLKELKNAGIIKGNIEGKSVCYCIDEQVWQEFAVEFGLFFAQDIKVDKCC
- a CDS encoding RtcB family protein codes for the protein MKKENTVINGNDLIAIGYPENALLGVALKANKKRTGFTKTEMLAHYKMVLDNAEDYLNHKVFGKLAKAIIDGVGQREETGVIPLREEAVAYSIYGADHIEEGAIKQMQTAVKLPVAVAGALMPDAHQGYGLPIGGVLATENAIIPYGVGVDIGCRMALSIFDIKGMEFYGMEGLLKEQLVKHTKFGAGHGFLGQHKANHAILDRGEFNLNPFIKNLQDKAWSQLGSSGGGNHFVEWGIMEFTDRDEVLNIDKGTYLALLTHSGSRGMGATIAGHYTKIAKEVCKLPQEAANLAYLDLNSQEGQEYWMMMNLAGDYASACHEVIHDKLTKAIGAEVLAKIENHHNFAWKEMYQGKEVIVHRKGATPASEGVMGIIPGSMTAPGFLVRGKGEATALNSASHGAGRQMSRTQAIKNLKVEDIKAVLADCGVQLIGAGKDEAPMAYKDIHEVMAAQGELVDVVAKFTPKIVRMADDGSRED
- a CDS encoding slipin family protein: MKKLQVKTNHVALVFNQGELTKVYQTGQYIIWGNKEIEQFNKADMFPVREDVDALLQNSTLQAMLNVIDVLDNEVVLVFKNKVFMTALGAGRHIFWKDATEFAFERYNIDTIEVDETIPRVLTNKGNMGQFIRKVVVSANERALLVINGKFERILEAGEYRFWNNDSIIETQYIDIRQQNMEMNGQEILTKDKVQLRVNFSLTYQVKDLLVAYVDNKDVERQVYTIIQLMLREKIGRMSFDELMENKENLSGDLLQEVKASIAALGIDLTACGIKDIILPGEIREIMNQVLVAEKKAQANMITRREETAATRSLLNTAKLMEENEMLLKLKEMEYIEKIAEKVGEISLSGGGNVLQQLKEVFGK